A part of Pseudomonas lutea genomic DNA contains:
- a CDS encoding HAD family hydrolase, with protein sequence MALAIFDLDETLIHGDCSSLWSEQMGRLGWVDPEWFMRKDHELMEAYGKGELAMEDYMAFSLDPMIGRTPEEVEFLVGPWVEDYIEPIIFSDATKAIAEHRAAGDRILIISASGVHLVKAIAERIGVEEVLAIDLEVAHGVYSGKTLGVLTYREGKITRLMEWLDQEGENLEGASFYSDSRNDLPLLQKVDFPHAVNPDPALREVAEKAGWPIHHWK encoded by the coding sequence ATGGCTTTAGCAATTTTCGATCTGGACGAAACCCTGATCCACGGTGACTGTTCCAGTCTGTGGAGCGAGCAGATGGGGCGTCTGGGCTGGGTCGATCCCGAGTGGTTCATGAGAAAGGACCATGAACTGATGGAGGCCTACGGCAAAGGCGAGTTGGCCATGGAAGATTACATGGCGTTTAGCCTGGACCCGATGATCGGACGCACGCCAGAAGAAGTGGAGTTTCTGGTGGGCCCCTGGGTGGAAGACTACATCGAGCCGATCATTTTCAGTGACGCCACCAAAGCCATCGCCGAACACCGCGCCGCCGGGGATCGCATTCTGATCATTTCGGCATCGGGCGTGCATCTGGTCAAGGCCATTGCCGAGCGCATCGGCGTGGAGGAAGTGCTGGCGATTGATCTGGAAGTCGCCCACGGCGTTTACAGCGGCAAGACCCTTGGGGTGCTGACCTATCGCGAAGGCAAAATCACGCGTTTGATGGAGTGGCTGGATCAGGAAGGCGAGAACCTGGAAGGCGCAAGTTTTTATTCGGACTCACGCAATGACCTGCCGCTGCTGCAGAAAGTCGATTTTCCGCATGCGGTAAATCCAGACCCGGCATTGCGAGAAGTGGCGGAGAAAGCGGGTTGGCCGATTCACCACTGGAAGTGA